GGGCTCCGGTGCCGATGGCCTTGAGCGAGTAGGAGAAGGCGTTGAAGCCCTGGCGGCGAAAGCGCTCGGACCAGACTACGATGGCCGCGCCTGCGATCAGACAGGCGAGGATGCGGCCTGTGGGGCCTATCCAGTGATTGTCGATGGCCCACTTGAGGAAGAGAGTGGTGGCGATGAGGAGGGCGACGATTCCGATGCGGCTGAAGAGCTGGGAGCCGATGCGGTCTTCGAGTGAGCCGTTGGATTTAGGAAGATTGCGGACGAAGTCGGGGGTGGGAGCCTCTGTGGATGGAGTTGAGGAAGGGCGTGGTGGAGGGGCTGCGAGTTTGCGCGCTTTGAAGGAGGGGGTAGAACGCAGTTGCGCTAACTGCTGTTCAAGACTCTCGACGCGGGCGGAGAGGGCTGCGAGGGTCGCGGCCAGCTGGGCTTGCTCGTTGGGCTGCTTCGGCCGGTCCTGATTCTGGTCGTCCTGCACATCCTCCGAAGCCATGGCAACTACTTTACCGCTATCATGCGCCAGAATGGTACTCAAGACTGTCAGTTGATAGTCTTTGCGCTAAGGACGAGTGAGAGACATGCCGGTTCGGATTTTGATTGTGGATGACGATGAGTTGAGCCGGGAGGTGCTTATGCTGCTGGCGGAGAGGGCGGGATACGAGGTTGAGGCGTTGGAGTCGGGGGATGCCGCGCTGGTGCACGTGCAGCGGGCCCGTCCGTTGCCTGAGGTGGTGTTGACGGATATGCAGATGCCTGGGACTGCGGGGGATGAACTTGCTCGGCGCCTGCGCGGATTGTGCGGGACGGGGAGCTTACTGCTGGCGATGAGCGGGAGTGAGTTGGAGGATGGGACGGGGCAGGAGTTCGACGGGTTTCTACTGAAACCGTTTACGATGGAGACCCTGGCGAGAGCAATCTCCCGTGGTTCTGCTCGAGCCGACGAGGGATCAAGCGGTGCGAAGGGGGGTGTGTTGGATGAGGGGGTCTATGGGAAGCTTTCAGAGTCCATGCGGCGGTCGCAGCTGGAGCAGTTGTATGCCCTTTGCCTCAAGGATGCCGAGGCGAGGATTGGTAAGATGCGACGGGCAACATCCGACGGCGATGATGTTGCGTATAGAAAGGAGGCTCATGCCATCAAGGGTGGGTCCGGAATGGTGGGAGCCATTGAGCTGCAAAGACTTGCAACGTCAATGGAGGAGCGGGGCTTGCGTGATGACGATGTAGCTACACTGGACGAATTCATGGTGGCGTGCGAACGGCTGCGGCGTATTCTGGTCGCACGCGAAAGCAACTAGTGTCGGGTCAACGAGTTGTCGGGAGATGATGCAACGATGAAGGAATCGATAAAGAAATCTGACGATGCAGTTGTTGCGGCGACACCGATCCGTATCGTTGTTGCCGACGATCATCCGGTGGTGCGCTTCGGCGTGAAGAACATGCTGGAGAATGAGGCCGGCTTCGAGGTGGTAGGCGAAGCCGAAGATGGCAATGTGGCGATTACGCAGACACTGGAGCTGGAGCCGGATATTCTGCTGCTTGATCTGCAGATGCCTCGGCTGCCTGGACTGGAAGCTCTGCGCGCGATTATGAGCAAGTCGCCGCGGGTGAAGATCATCATGCTGACGAGTACGATCTCGACGCAACAGATCATCGAAGCGCTGCAGATTGGAGCTCGCGGTATCGTGCTGAAGGATGCGGTTGCGGGCGATCTTTCACGTTCGCTGCGGGCTGTGCTCTCTGGCGACTACTGGATAGGCGGGGAGCGGGTTGCTAATCTGGTGACGGCGCTGAACGAGTTGATGAAGAAAGCAGCAGCGGTTCCGGAGCGGAAGACCTATGGTTTGACGCCCAGGGAGTTGGAGGTCGTGACCTGCATCGTGGAAGGCTGCAGCAACAAAGATGTTGCTAAGCAGTTCACGATCAGTGAAGAGACGGTGAAGCGGCATCTTTCGAATATCTTCGATAAGACCGGCGTTTCGACGCGGCTGGAGTTGGCGCTGTTTGCGATCGCTCACAAGCTCGTTGTTCTGGATAACTAGCTCGCGGATCTGCCGTTTGCGGGCCTTCAGTAAAATGAAGGTATGAGCGAGGGTGCGGCTTCAGAGATTGTGGATTTATTAGTGATTGGCGCTGGGCCGACGGGCATGGCCTGCGCGATTGAGGCGCAACGGGCGGGTTTTACGACGATGCTGGTCGATAAAGGCTGCCTTTGCAATTCGCTGTTTCATTACCCGGCGCATATGACATTTTTTACAACACCGGAGCTGCTGGAGATTGGGGACATGCCCTTCTCCAGTCCAAACCAGAAACCCAATCGCAGTGAGGCTCTTGAGTACTACCGCAAGGTGGCCGAGTTCTACCGGCTGGACGTTCGTCAGTATGAGAATGTTGAGCAGGTAGAAGGTGCAGACGGGAATTTTACCGTTCGCACAACGGATCGCTTTGGGCGGGCGGTGCAGCATCGTGCGCGGAAGTTGGTGATCGCCACCGGATACTACGATCTACCGAACTACCTTGGTATTCCCGGCGAGGATCTCAGCAAGGTGAAGCACTACTATCATGAGCCACATCCTTACTATGGGCTTGATGTCTTGGTGATTGGGGGAAAGAACTCCGCGGCGATTGCAGCGCTGGACCTTTGGCGTCATGGAGCGAAGGTGACGCTGGTGCATCGGGGCAAGGAGATTCCAAAAAGTGTGAAGTACTGGATTCTGCCGGACATCAATAACCGGATCAAGAATCATGAGGTCGAAGCCTACTTCGACAGCGTTGTCACGAACATTACAGAGGACGATGTGACTCTCGCAACCCGGAGAGGAAAGGTGACGATTGCGAACCAGTTTGTGTTTGCGCTGACGGGGTACCATCCGGACTTCGAGTTCATCGAGAGGCTGGGGGTAAAGCTGGATAAAGCGAATGACCGTTGCCCCGTATGCAATCCGGGTACGCTCGAAAGCAATGTGCCGGGAATCTATGCGGCTGGAGTCATTGTCGCGGGGGAGCGGACGAGTGAGATCTTCATCGAAAATGGGCGCTTCCATGGGAAGTTGATCACGGAAGATCTGCGAAGGAAGCGAGTTGCGGCTTAGGTTGCGGGGCTCGGCTGGAGCGATAGCCCTTCACATCCTGTCCTGTTGCTGACTCCCTGACGGATGGTAGTCTGGAACCGACAACCGAAGAAATTTTCAGGGGAATATGTGCTGCGCAAGGAGAGCCAGACCTCCTCTGTTGGTTGCGTAATGTCCGTAACGAACCATACGACTTCACGCTTTGCGCAAACTTCAGGAGAAGGTGCTTTATCGCTCACGTTGTAATCATTGGATCAGGGGCAATGGGCCTTTCTGCAGCGTTCCACGCCGCGAAGGCCGGACACACGGTGGAAGTTCTGGAGGTTGCGCCTGAGCCCGGCGGCATGGCTGCTCACTTTGACATGGCGGGGCTTTCCATAGAGCGCTTTTACCACTTCGTTTGCAAGAGCGATGCGCCAACAATGGCGCTGCTGGAAGAACTTGGCATCGGCGACCAGCTAAAGTGGAGGACTACCTCCATGGGCATCTTTACGGGCAACAGGATGCACGATTGGGGCACTCCCTTTGCGCTATTGAAATTTCCTGAAATCAGCCTCCTCTCTCGACTCAGATATGGCCTGTTTGCGTTTTTGTCTGTGCGGCGGGAGCGCTGGGATGCGATTGAAACAGAGGCAGCCCACACTTGGATCACTCGATGGTGTGGGACGGAGGTGTTTGAGCGTCTCTGGAAACCACTGTTTGCATTGAAGTTCTATCAATATGCGGATAATGTCTCAGCTGCCTGGATCTGGACCCGGATCAAGCGGATCGGTCGATCCCGCAAGTCATTCATGGAGGAAGAACTCGGCTACATTGAAGGCGGAAGTCAGACGCTGGTGAATGCTCTGTGCTCGTCGATTGTGAAGAACGGAGGCAAGGTCCGCACGCGTTGTGGGGCGCAGAAAGTAATAGTGGAAGATGGGCAGGTGAAGGGGGTCATGACGCCCGAGGGGTTCATGCGAGCGGATGCGGTTATTTGTACGGTCCCAACGCCGCTGGTCACAGCGATGATCCCAGACCTACCTGAAGATTGGAAGGCTCGTTACGAATCGATAGTAAATATGGGTATTTGCTGCCTGGTCTTCAAACTCAAGCGATCGGTGAGTCCACACTTCTGGGTCAATATCAGCGAACCAGATATTTCTACCCCTGGGATCATTGAGTTCTCGCAGCTCAGACCGGTCGGTGGCGACACTGTGGTGTATGTGCCTTATTACATGCCAAACGACAACATCAAATTCACCTGGACCGACGAAGAACTTCTGAATGAGTCCTTCGGATATCTCCAGAGGTTGAATCCGCAGCTGACGCGCGAGGACATTATCGCGCAGCATGTAGCCCGTCTTCGTCATGCGCAACCTGTCTGTGAACCCGGATTCGCAGCAAAGATTCCGCCGATCCAAACTCCGATTAGGGGACTACAGGTTGCCGACACTTGCTTTTATTATCCCGAAGACAGAGGGATCTCGGAGAGCGTCCGAATTGGGCGGCAGATGGCGAAGCATCTTTCAACGGTTGAGTTTCCACCGTCTGATGCGAAACATGTCTAATCTAACTTTTCGGCACACCATATTTGCTCTCGCTGCGACCGCCGCCATCTCGCGTTTGATCAATCGTCCTGCTAATCAACTTTACAGTTGCACCGATTTCCTGAGGCGTGGCTGTCGTCGCATACTCGGATGATTCAAGATTCAGATGGATCTGCAGAAAAAGCTAGCCGATGACGCGGCGTAGAAAGCCTTTGATGCCCAGCCAGGTCAGGAAGCAGAGAGAAGCTATGAGCATGCCTACGATGAGGAAGGGATTCATGTGCGGCAGCGTGGGAGTAAGGGCTGCGCGGAGGCCCTCGCTCATGTAGACGATTGGGTTGATGAGAACGCCAACCTGGAGCCAGCGGATATGAGTGAGCGCGGCCCAAGGGTAGTAGACGCAACCTAGAAACGTGATGGGGATGACGACGACGCCGAAGATGAGACCAATCTGCTGCGGCTTGACGCTGGTGCCAATGGTGAGTCCGAGTGCGCCTGCGGTAAGGCTGGCAAGGGCTACGACAAGAATGAGAAACGGCCAGTTGCTGATATGGGTCGTGGGGTGTGTCGCTGGCACGTAGTACGCCAGCGGGTAGACGATGCAGGCAGCGATGACGCTTTGGACCGCGGAGAAGCAGATCTTTTCGATGGCGACAAAGGGGACGGGCAAGGGGCACATGACGCGGTCGTCGATCTCGCGGGTGATACCGAACTCCTGCGCGAGCGGCAGGGCGACTGCGGCGATGCCGGAGAACATGATGGCGACGGCCATGAGGCCCGGAAGTAAGACCGTCGAGAAGGCGTTGCCAGCCATGGACGCTGTGGGATTCATGGCGGCGCCTGCGTTCATGTGCGGGATGACGTAGGTGAAGACGAAGAGAAAGAGCAGGGGGTTCATGCAGACGCGGATGATGAAGGGGAATAGCTCGCGTCGCAAGACGTGGAGATCGCGGCGGAAGAGGCCAACGAAGGCGCGCGCGTACTGGGTGAGCTTCGAGCTCTGAGGGCCGCGGGTGGTTTGGCGATTTAGCGACGTGCTCGGTTTTGCGACTTCTGCCAGTTGGGTCATAGATATCTCGGTCTTTAGACGGTTCTCTTGACTACTCGCGAAGGTCGCGGCCGGTGAGACGAATGAAGACGGTTTCGAGGCTGGTTTCGGTGATGGTGAGGTCGCGGAGGCCGTAGGGGTTTGCCTCGCGGACGACGTCGGAGAGGAGGCCTTCAGCTCCGTGTGCGAGGACACGAACACCCTTGGGGGTAGGCTCTGCGCTGGCTACTCCGGTGAGTTGCTGGAGTTGCTGCACGAGGGTGGGGATGTTGTCCTGGCTGCGAAGGTATAGCTCGTAGACCTTCTGCGCGCCGACGGAACCTTTGAGTGCTGTTGGGGTGTCCTGCACGAGGATTCTGCCGTGGTCGATGATGGCGACGCGATCGCAGAGTTCGTCGGCCTCTTCCATGTAGTGCGTTGTGAGGACGACGGTAATTCCCTCTTGACGGAGGTTGCGGACGGCATCCCACATGGCGATGCGGCTTTGCGGGTCGAGTCCGGCGCTGGGCTCGTCGAGAAAGAGAACCTTGGGGCGATGGGCGATGGCACGGGCGATCTGGACGCGCTGGGCGAGGCCGCCGGAGAGTTGGGCGGGATAGGCGCCGGCGCGCTCGGTAAGATGAAACTGCGCGAGAAGCTGGTTGGTGCGTTCGGTCGCTTCGGGGCCGGAGAAGCCGAAGTACAGGCAGTGGAAGTTGATGTTTTCGTAGATGGTGCAGGCTCGGTCGAGGGTGTTGTACTGGGGGACGACGCCGATGAAGCGACGGGCCACCGCGGGGGTTTTGACCACGTCGATTCCTGCGATGCGAACACGCCCAGAGGTGGGCAGGGCGCGGGTGGTGCAGATGCTGATGGTGGTGGTCTTGCCTGCGCCGTTGGGGCCGAGAAGGCCGAAGAGTTCTCCCTCGTGGACGCTGAGATCGATGCCGTCGACGGCGACGACTCGTTGCTTGCCGTCGTAGATTTTCTGGAGGCTCTCGATCTCGACTATCATTTCGTCTCCTCCTACGCTTGTGCGATTATATGCAACGCTACGTTGCGTTTTAGGTACTTGAGTCATTGACTGTTTGGCATTGTCAACAAGCTATGCTCTCGGGTTTGTTAGTTCCCGTTTACGGCTGCGGGCTAATGCGAATGACAATTTTTCCAAAGTGCGACGCGGACTCCATGTGAGCGAAGGCCTCAGCGGCCTGAGAGAAGTCGAAGACCTTGCCGATAACAGGATGCAGGCTGGCTTTCGCGATGGCAGCGTTCATCTCCTCGAACATGGCGCGGGAGCCCACGTAAATGCCCTGCACGCGGAGCTGCTTGTGAAGGATGGGTGTGAGGGCGACGGGGTCTGAGGTTGTGCCGCCGGAGAGAATGCCTATCTGCGCGACGGTGCCGCCGACTCGGGCGGCTCGCAGAGATTGACCGAAGGTGCCAGCGCCGCCCACTTCGATGATGCGATCCGCTCCTATGCCAGCGGTCGTTTCGGTAACCCATTTGGACCAGTCGGGACGCTGCTTGTAGTTGCATCCTTCGTCCAGGCCGAGGCTGCGGGCGCGGGATAACTTCTCGTCGCTTGAGGAGGTGCCGAGGACGCGGGCTCCGAGGAGCTTTGCGAATTGGAGCGCAAAGATAGAGACGCCGCCCGTGCCCTGGATGACTACGGTTTCTCCTGGATGTGCTGGATTGATTGGGTCTCCGGCGTGATGAAGAGCGTTCCAAACAGTCACGCCAGCGCAGGGGAGGGTGGAAGCTTCTTCGTAGGTGAGATGCTCGGGGAAACGGACGACTCCCTCTTGGTCGAGAACAGCGTACTCGGTGAGCATGCCGTCTACGTCGCCACCGAGAGCGGCCTTTGATTTGTCGGCGGTGAGTGGGCCGTCGAGCCACCGCTGCATGAAGATGCCGCAGACGCGGTCACCCACTCTAACGCGGGTGACACCTTCGCCCGTGGCGACGACTTCTCCCGCTCCGTCCGAACAGGGGATGCGTGGCAGGGACATCTTCGGGTTGTAGAGACCCTTGACGACCATGAGATCGCGATAGTTGAGAGAGACGGCGTGAACTTTGATCAGGACCGTACCGGGGGTTGTTTGCGGGGTAGGCAGATCAAGGTGCCGGAGGTGATCGAGGCCGAATTGCTGGATAGGATATGCGCGCATAGTGTCTCTGGAAGAGTTGGATGCTGCCGATTTGGAATCGCCGAGGAGACGAGAGTAGCGAAACTATTTATATATTGATATATCGCAGCGTAGAATGAACAGTATGTCGCGAGGATGGGAGAGTAAATCCGTGGAAGAACAGCAAAACCAGGCTGCCGCTCCGAAACCTGTCACCGCAAACGACAATGCCGAGGTAGCGGAACGCAAACGAAGGCGACAGGCGTTGGAGTTGCAGCGGGAACGTATTCTGTCGGAGCGGACTTCGAGCCCGCACCGGCGATCCGCACTAACGATCGCGCTTGCCGATATTGAAGAGAAGCTCTCGGAGCTTGGCTGGTCGATTCACTTATAGGGTTTGACTGCTTTGATTCTGGCAGTTGTGGGCCGGATCGCGTCGCGTTCCACTGGGTGGGCTGACCTAATCGTTGACTTTACAGTTTGTTGGGCGCTTGAATTGACTCGTGTTTTAGGAAGAGAAGGCCGCCTGAGGCGGCCTTCTGGTTTTGGGAAGAAACAAGTTTACTGCGGTGTTGTCGGTGGGGCTGGATCGGCGTCGGGGCTGCTCTGTTGGACTCCAATCGCGTCGCCCGAGACGACAAGATTGACGCGCCGGTTCTGGGCTCGGCCCTGCGCGGTAGCGTTATCGGCTACAGGCTTGGCTTTGCCGTAACCCGTGGCCGAGATGTTATCCGTCTGGACACCCTGCGTAACTAAAAAGTCGCGAACGGCGTCGGCGCGGTTTTCCGAAAGTTTTTGATTGTATTGGTCGCCTCCGACGCTGTCGGTGTAGCCCTCGACCTGGAGCTTCAGGCCAGGATAGGCCTGCAGAATTCCGGCAACCTTAGCCAGACTGATCTGCGTGTTCGTCTTGAGGGTGTAACGGCCGGTGTCGAAGAGCACGTCGGACATGTTGACGATGAGGCCTCGGGCTGATTCGCTGGTGGCAAGGACGCTGTTCAGCTGACTACGAAGCCTTTCACGTACGGCGTTAGCGTCTGTTGCGCTCTTATTGGCGGCGGCGGCACGAGCCTGAGCTTCGGCGGCGGCTGCTTCGGCTCGGGCGCGGTCGGCATCCGCTTCAGCCTGGGCGGCGCGGGCGCGTTCCGCCTCAAGCTGCGACTGTTGAGCCTGAAGTTGCGACTGCTGGGCCTGAGCCTCGGCGTCGCGTTTGGCGTTGTCTGCGTTCAACTGGCGCTCCGCAGCCTGCTTGCGCAAAGTAACGAGACGGGCGTCTTCAGAACGCTGTACTGCCTGGCGCGCGAAGGTGATCTCCATCTTGCGATCGCCCTTTTTGTTCTGGTCGATGTCGGTAGCGTTGCGGAGATCCTGCATCGCCTCCGCCATAATGTCGGGAGCGTATTTATCGGCTCCTGCTGCCTGCGCGATTCGGACCGCGTTGTTGGCCTGATAGAGCTCAAGCGGGGATCTTTCATCCCTTGTGATGGGATTGAGATTCGACCTGGAGCCCTCCGTCTGGGCGTAAGAGCCGCGTGCCAAAAGGGAGTAGTGCGCATTCACTTTTTCGAGGACGCCGGTGGTTTTGTCGTTGATAATCACGTTCTGCAACACGACGACGTCGCTTGGCTGGGTCACTGAAAAATAGGGTTCTGCGGTGACGATCATGCCGAAGGACTGGAGGGCGGTGGTCACCTCTATGTTGTTCTTATTGTTCGCAGGAAGGACTTCGCCAAGATTGTTAGGGCGGCCATCGGGCGTGATCGCCCAAAGAACGTAAGTCAGGTACTCGGGACCGAAGCCATTGGCTGGTGTGAGCCCCTGGAACCGCGCTGAGATGTGAATTCCACCACGCTCGCTTGTGACTTTGGCCTCCCCTTTGGCCAAGGGAAGAAGAGGTGTCCCCCTGAAGCCGATATTGGTCGAACCGCTGCGATGCAGGTAGTTGACGGCGTCGAGGTCGCGCTGAACGACCTTTACACGGTAGATATAGATTCCGTTGTCCTGCTTCTTGATCTCATCCGGATTTTGGGGAGGATTGGTCTGCGCCGTCGGGTTTGGCTCCTGCGCGTGGAGCGCTGTCGAGCCAGCCCCAAAATATCCAAAGATTCCAACAGAAATCATTAGGGCAGTAAAGACGTTCTTGGTGCGATTCATTCACGATCTCCTTGCCGAACACGAACTAGTGGGCACAGGCGCAGAGCTTTTCCTGCGTCTGACGACTTATGATGCGATGCGCAGGACGGGGTAAAGGGTGTCCGGGAAGGCACCTGTCCCGGGTACATTCCACGCGGTTCCATGGACATAAATAGCACAAACCAGGGCGCTTGCGAAATGTCGTGAAACGAACAACGGCCCCCTGTCTGAAGGGAGCCGCCGTAATTGATTTTTGCGTTATGCGCTGTGCTGGTGTTGCGGTGTGGTTTTATGCACGAAGTGGTACGGAGGCCAGGGGCCGGAGAGCTGCATGCGGCAATCCTTGAGCTCGAGCGTGGCAGAGGTGTACTTGTTCTGATAACGCTCGACGGTCTTGTTGTCGATGAGGTGGGCGATGTCGAGAAGCATCTTGCCGGTGTCCATTCGCTTGCAGGTGATCTCTTCGGCTAGCGGCAGGAACATGCGGTGCATCTGGATGGAGAGGGCGCGGGCTTTGGATTGGCGCTCGCGCTGACGACTGGCGCTCTCTCGCAGACTGATCAAATACTGCTGGCCCACGGTCATGTCGCGAGTCGCGTTGCCTGGGCAGATATCGTCGACGAGGACCTTGAGATGCATCTCGGCTTTGCCGCGGAGACGCTCGACGTTGGCTTGAAAGTGACGCTGATTGGAGCGAACGGAGCGGCGCAGAGCATCGTCGTCCTGGAAGGTGGTCCCGAAGCGAAAAGGCAGAACGGTGGAGAGCTTGAAGCAGTCTGCGACGACACGTGCGTGATCTTTGGCGGCCTGTTGGTCGAGCCGTGCGCTATCTTCGGGGCTGTGTTCAGAGACGATAACGGCTAAGTCACTGGCGGGAAACAAGAACGTCTGATTACCGAAGAGCCCCGAGACATTCGTCAGGGGCATCGGGCGGCGGTGGCGGCAAAGCTCTGGGAATGCCTGTCTCTCTGCGACGCAATACGCGTACCATGCCATAGATTTTATCCTTCCGAGCACGCTGAGGGGTCTAACCGCCCCATCAGGAAGTTGGTTATGTAACTCAAACCGATACGGAAATTTTGAAGGAGCTCTTCATTTCAATAGGTTTCTGGCCCTGAGAAGCATGCGATTTGCCGCAAACTCCGCCGAACCGAAACGGATAGTATGCCTATTGAAGTACGATTGGCAACACTTTCTTCGCCGAAAAGATGCACTATTTTGTGGGCACGCGCTTGGCCAATCTATCGAGGCCTGAAGAGGTCGTACCACCAGATGCGATACCAGCAAGTACGCAGTTCGTGGCGAATAGAATCGCTGATCTACTTCTCGGTTGAAGTTTCTTTTGGGTTCACCGGAGGGTCTCGGTTGAAGTTTCTTTTGGGTTCACCGGAGGGTGCTCGGGAGTCCGCCACGAGGGGGGATCCGACGCGGTTATCGGCTTGGGAGCAGAATCTTCGGGGCTTGAGATGCCGACCAGACGCAACACTTTTCCAATGACACGAACAACAGGTCGCATATTCACCTCGAAAACGTCTGAACTTCCGCTAGGCTACGCTATTTTTAACGGATGAGCCCATACTACGAAACAACCCCTGGCAACAGGCGAGGTAAGTGGCACAACCTGTTTGTCTTGAGCCTGATCTTAGGCGCCATGTTTTACCAGGCATCGACAGGATGGGCCCAGAGCGCCGCGGCCAAACCGGCACCCGATGTGATCGTGTTTACCAATGGCGATCAGTTGACGGGAACTCTGGAGCGGGCCAACGGTGACTCTTTTGTTTTTAAGAGCGATGTGGTCGGTGAGATTACGGTGACAGCGGACAAGATCAAAGAGCTCCACAGCGGGGGTAAGTTCGTCGCGTTGAGGAACGGAGAGAAGGTCACTCGCACCTCGAAGACACCGGGAACGATCACCTATCAGGACAGCGCTGTGACGCTGGCGGACACGTCTTCCTCGAGCGTAATTGATACGGTACCGGTGAAGGACCTTTCTGCTTTGATCGACGGAGCGACGTACACCAAAGAGGTGACCGGAAACCCGGGGATCTTCCAGGATTGGACGGGGGGGCTATCTGGTGGGGTCACGCTGGTCGAATCCACGCAGACGGGGCAGAGCTTCACCGCGGCAGTCAACCTGATACGGCTCGTCCCTTCGGTCGAGTTTCTGCCTCCACGGACACGCGACACGATCGACGTGTTGGAGACGTATGGCAAGTTGACGCAGCCCGTGATTCCGCAGACTACGCCTCCGACTCCGGATTCCGTCGCAAAGACGAACATCTTTCATGCGGACGCAGAGCATGACAAGTATTTGACTCCTCGACTCTATGGCTTGGTCGGTTTGTCGTATGATCACAACTTCGCGCAGGGCCTGAATCTGCAACAGATCTATGGCGCTGGTATCGGTTACACCGTCATTGAAACCCCGATTCAGGAGTTTGATGTGAAGGTGGATGTGCACTATGAAAGGCAGAACTTCGTGCCGCCCACCGCGAGTACGGATCTGATCGGATCAAGCTTCACCGAGCTATATCACCGCACCCTGCCACGGAAGATCCTCTTCACGGAGAGCGGAACGTTTATACCGTCCTGGAACGATCCGAGCATCTATTCCGCGATCTTTGCGGCAGGTCTGCAGCTGCCGACCTACAAGCGATTCAGCCTTAACCTCAACCTGCAGGATAACTATCTGAGCAATCCGGCGTTTGGGTACAAAGACAACAGCTTCCAGTTTGTAACTGGCGTAACGTACACGCTGAAGTAGCTAGTTTTAAGAGATACGGCCTCGCCGCATATACTGCGTCCGAGGCCTTTTTTTTTTGTCAGATTTCTCAGTGACGGCAGAGCTTATGGAGTCGGCGAGTTCAGGATCTGGGTGACCGGACCGGGTAGTTCCTTGTCCGCGTTCTTCAGGAGCAGGCTGACCTGCCACATCTCGGTATCGGAGAGTATGTGTTTGAAGGACGGCATGCCAGAGAGACGGATGCCATTGGCTACCTTCCAGT
This Tunturibacter gelidoferens DNA region includes the following protein-coding sequences:
- a CDS encoding GvpL/GvpF family gas vesicle protein; protein product: MAWYAYCVAERQAFPELCRHRRPMPLTNVSGLFGNQTFLFPASDLAVIVSEHSPEDSARLDQQAAKDHARVVADCFKLSTVLPFRFGTTFQDDDALRRSVRSNQRHFQANVERLRGKAEMHLKVLVDDICPGNATRDMTVGQQYLISLRESASRQRERQSKARALSIQMHRMFLPLAEEITCKRMDTGKMLLDIAHLIDNKTVERYQNKYTSATLELKDCRMQLSGPWPPYHFVHKTTPQHQHSA
- a CDS encoding DUF481 domain-containing protein: MFYQASTGWAQSAAAKPAPDVIVFTNGDQLTGTLERANGDSFVFKSDVVGEITVTADKIKELHSGGKFVALRNGEKVTRTSKTPGTITYQDSAVTLADTSSSSVIDTVPVKDLSALIDGATYTKEVTGNPGIFQDWTGGLSGGVTLVESTQTGQSFTAAVNLIRLVPSVEFLPPRTRDTIDVLETYGKLTQPVIPQTTPPTPDSVAKTNIFHADAEHDKYLTPRLYGLVGLSYDHNFAQGLNLQQIYGAGIGYTVIETPIQEFDVKVDVHYERQNFVPPTASTDLIGSSFTELYHRTLPRKILFTESGTFIPSWNDPSIYSAIFAAGLQLPTYKRFSLNLNLQDNYLSNPAFGYKDNSFQFVTGVTYTLK